From Arachis stenosperma cultivar V10309 chromosome 2, arast.V10309.gnm1.PFL2, whole genome shotgun sequence, one genomic window encodes:
- the LOC130962856 gene encoding uncharacterized protein LOC130962856, whose amino-acid sequence MRDDDSDQVPLDIIGDSDDDTGANPHTQHGPSSSATQQYPPYFSTLNLEALGQQADGDEAVLSVKDYSIRRGVEYRVLKSDHLKYHGKYKEFGKGSSCDHRQLDYHIIYARIYPLVKADVAVTVKVLQQATEADYGFRPSYRKVWMEKQKAVAQIYGDWEESYTELPRWMLGVQSTMAGTVTVLKTSPVRLGDQYGGTLLLAIAQDGNSNILLIAFALVEGENAESWSFFLSNLRSHVTPQEGILVISDSHNGIKAALEAPKNGWLPPCAFQAFCIRHVAANFSLSFKGKDARRMLVNTAYAKTEAEFYYWCDIMRTKNLAMCDWANRMEYDKWTQHQDSGRRFGHMTTNISKCANSMLNGTRNLPVIDRKIRDSRCFTVTLYDRHQSEYTVAETTPTGNFSLGSYRVSFKDHTCDCGHFQALHYPCCHAIACCAHSRLNWASYVHEVYRMSEVFNVYKQGFVPPIPEGLWPPYAGPTVILDPNMKRAREGRPKATRFGGSMDQSIENHPKRCGLCRQPGHMRRNCDQRRHTTARDG is encoded by the exons ATGCGGGACGATGACTCTGACCAGGTGCCTTTAGATATCATTGGGGACAGCGATGATGACACAGGTGCCAATCCACATACACAGCATGGCCCTTCAAGTTCTGCCACACAGCAGTACCCTCCATACTTTTCCACTCTAAACTTGGAGGCTTTGGGTCAACAAGCAGACGGAG ATGAAGCTGTTCTGAGTGTGAAGGACTATAGCATTCGTCGAGGTGTTGAGTACAGAGTCTTGAAATCGGATCATCTGAAGTATCATGGAAAATACAAGGAGTTCGGCAAGGGTTCTAGTTG TGATCACCGGCAGCTTGATTACCACATTATCTATGCGAGGATTTATCCGTTGGTTAAGGCGGATGTTGCGGTTACGGTAAAGGTCTTGCAACAAGCAACAGAAGCCGATTACGGGTTCAGGCCTAGTTACAGGAAGGTTTGGATGGAAAAACAGAAGGCAGTAGCACAAATATACGGAGATTGGGAAGAGTCGTATACCGAGTTGCCACGTTGGATGCTAGGGGTACAGTCGACTATGGCCGGAACAGTTACTGTGTTGAAGACCTCTCCTGTTCGACTTGGGGATCAG TATGGAGGCACGTTACTGTTGGCGATAGCGCAGGATGGGAACTCGAACATCCTCCTGATAGCCTTCGCCCTTGTAGAGGGAGAAAATGCGGAGTCATGGTCATTCTTCTTGTCCAACCTACGATCGCATGTGACGCCGCAGGAGGGAATTCTTGTTATCTCTGACAGTCATAATGGCATCAAGGCTGCCCTTGAGGCCCCCAAGAATGGTTGGCTTCCTCCATGTGCTTTTCAAGCTTTCTGTATTCGTCATGTGGCCGCGAATTTTAGCCTTAGCTTCAAAGGTAAAGATGCAAGGAGGATGTTGGTGAATACTGCCTATGCGAAAACTGAAGCAGAGTTTTATTACTGGTGTGACATCATGCGGACTAAGAATCTGGCCATGTGTGATTGGGCCAATCGGATGGAGTATGACAAGTGGACCCAACATCAGGATAGTGGGAGACGATTTGGGCACATGACAACCAACATTAGTAAATGTGCGAATTCTATGTTAAACGGAACTCGCAACCTCCCG GTAATTGATCGGAAAATCAGAGACTCCAGGTGCTTCACCGTCACATTATACGACAGGCACCAATCGGAGTACACGGTGGCTGAGACGACACCGACCGGAAACTTCTCGCTGGGTAGCTATCGAGTTTCCTTTAAGGATCACACATGCGATTGTGGCCACTTTCAGGCACTGCATTATCCATGTTGTCACGCCATTGCATGTTGCGCTCACTCGCGTTTGAATTGGGCGTCATATGTTCACGAGGTGTATCGTATGAGTGAGGTGTTCAACGTGTACAAGCAAGGGTTTGTTCCGCCTATCCCAGAAGGCCTATGGCCCCCATATGCTGGACCAACAGTCATTCTCGATCCTAACATGAAGCGTGCAAGAGAAGGACGTCCAAAGGCAACCAGGTTCGGTGGTAGCATGGATCAGTCTATTGAAAACCACCCCAAGCGCTGTGGGCTCTGCCGTCAGCCTGGTCATATGCGGAGGAACTGTGACCAGCGAAGACATACTACTGCCAGGGATGGTTAG
- the LOC130962857 gene encoding protein MAIN-LIKE 1-like, with translation MLQSTRVINDVRRQQNMPLHDRIIPYLETAGLYHLARLNSQWFWVDEPLISTFIERWHLEIHTFHMPFGESTITLQDVAYQLGLPINGEAVSGCLTNFDNLMENGRPTWAWFHKLFGELPPQNKVKQMTVCCTWFHERFWVLSTDVSEETVRIYARAYILMLLSSQLFADKNANRVHLRWLPYLASMDDLGRYSWGSVALAWLYRCLCRGTNRNVVSLVGTLQLLQS, from the coding sequence ATGTTGCAGTCTACTAGGGTTATTAACGATGTCAGGAGACAACAGAATATGCCTTTACATGACCGAATTATACCCTATCTGGAGACCGCGGGCTTGTATCACTTAGCTAGGCTGAACAGTCAGTGGTTCTGGGTCGATGAGCCTCTAATTAGCACATTCATTGAGAGGTGGCATCTTGAGATCCACACCTTTCACATGCCATTTGGGGAGAGCACTATCACTTTGCAAGATGTGGCATATCAACTGGGTTTGCCCATCAATGGGGAGGCCGTTAGTGGGTGCCTGACTAACTTTGATAATCTGATGGAGAATGGAAGACCCACATGGGCGTGGTTTCACAAATTGTTTGGCGAGTTACCGCCACAGAATAAAGTCAAGCAGATGACGGTGTGCTGCACATGGTTCCATGAGAGGTTTTGGGTTCTCTCAACAGATGTGAGTGAAGAGACCGTGCGTATATACGCGCGTGCTTATATTCTGATGTTGTTGTCCTCTCAGCTGTTTGCGGACAAGAACGCAAATCGGGTTCACCTTCGCTGGTTGCCTTATTTGGCATCGATGGACGACTTGGGAAGATATAGCTGGGGCTCTGTTGCACTGGCCTGGTTGTATAGATGTCTTTGTCGTGGGACAAACAGAAACGTTGTTAGCTTGGTCGGGACACTACAGCTTCTACAGTCCTGA
- the LOC130961427 gene encoding eukaryotic translation initiation factor, whose translation MATETAGAVVESSSAATVPSPAPEAGSKHKLERKWTFWFDNQSKPKQGAAWGTSLREVYTFDTVEEFWCLYDQVFKPSKLPGNADFHLFKAGIEPKWEDPECAKGGKWTVTSNRKANLDNMWLETMMALIGEQFDDAEDICGVVASVRQRQDKLSLWTKTAANEAAQMGIGRKWKEIIDVTDKIIYNFHDDSRTRSSKSRYSV comes from the exons ATGGCAACCGAAACAGCAGGAGCAGTAGTTGAATCGTCTTCAGCGGCGACCGTGCCTTCGCCGGCGCCGGAGGCTGGATCGAAACACAAgctggagaggaagtggacgttCTGGTTCGACAACCAATCGAAGCCGAAGCAAGGCGCTGCTTGGGGTACCTCTCTCCGCGAGGTTTACACTTTCGATACTGTCGAAGAGTTCTGGTG TTTGTATGATCAGGTATTCAAGCCCAGCAAATTGCCTGGAAATGCAGACTTCCACTTGTTCAAGGCTGGGATTGAGCCAAAATGGGAAGATCCTGAGTGTGCTAAGGGAGGCAAGTGGACTGTCACAAGCAACAGGAAGGCTAATCTTGATAACATGTGGCTTGAAACT ATGATGGCTTTGATTGGGGAGCAATTTGACGATGCTGAGGACATATGCGGTGTGGTTGCAAGTGTGCGCCAGAGGCAGGACAAACTTTCGCTCTGGACAAAGACCGCAGCAAACGAGGCAGCTCAG ATGGGCATTGGAAGGAAGTGGAAGGAGATCATTGATGTTACTGACAAGATAATATATAACTTCCAT GATGATTCTAGAACCCGATCATCAAAGAGTCGGTACAGTGTATAA